The following DNA comes from Desulfobaculum xiamenense.
CGGGTGTGGCCCATGCCTTCAACACCGGCATCGCACAGGCCACCGGGCGCTACATCGCCCGCATGGACGCCGACGACGTCTGCCATCCCTCACGCCTACGCCTTCAGGCCGCACATCTCGACGCCAACCACGACACGGGACTCGTCGCCTGCAGGGTGGCCTTTGGCGGCTGCCGGGAAACCTGTGCGGGATACGCCCACCATGTGGACTGGACCAACACCCTCGTCAGCGCCGAGGACATCGCCCTCAACCGCTTCGTGGACCTGCCCTTCGCCAATCCGGCAGTGATGTTCCGAGCGGAGCTGGCAGAGCGCCTTGGCGGCGCGCGCGACGGCGACTTTCCCGAGGACTACGACATGTGGCTGCGCTGGCTGGACGCCGGGGTACGCATGGAAAAGCTCCCGCAGACCCTCGTCACATGGAACGACCCGCCGACCCGCCTCACCCGCAACGACACGCGCTACGATCCCGAGGCCTTCTACCGCGTCAAGGCGCACTACCTTGCCCGGTGGCTCGCCGCGCACAATCCGCAGCATCCCGAGGTCTACGTGCTCGGTGCCGGTCGCCCCACCCGCCGCCGCGCGGACATGCTCCTCGCCCACGGCGTCGCCATCGCGGCCTACGTGGATGTAGACCCGAAAAAAATCGGCATGGTCATCGACGGCCGCCCGGTCATCGCACACGAGGATCTGCCCGGTCCGGGGCACTGCTTCATGCTGTCCTACGTGGCCAATCGCGGCGCGCGCGAGCGCATCGCCCGCATGCTCGCCGCGCAGGGCTACGCCATCGGGCGCGACTACCTTCCCGCCGCATAGACTGCCCGCTCCACGCGCGGCGGAGAATCCGCCCCGTCCCACACCACGCGAATCCGCCCACAGTCCGCCACCGTCATAAGCGGCACCTTGCGTTGCGCCAGCGCCTCGCGCACCTCGGCGTTCGGATAGCGGCGATAGTTCATGAATCCCGCCGAGGCCATGGCCAGCTTCGGCGCGACGCGGTCATAAAGTTCCGGCGAAAAGCTACTCCGGCTGCCGTGATGCGGCAGGACCAGCACATCGCAACGTACGTCCGCCCCACCCGCCAGTAGCCCGCCGATGGCTGGAATCTCCACATCCCCCGGCAAAAGCGCCAGCCCACGCCCCTTCCACACCAGCCGCAGCACAAGCGAGGCGTTGTTGCCCCCGGCCTTGCGACGCTCGTCCGGATACAGCACGTCGAGCCACAGGTCCGGCCCGAGGTCGAGACGCTCTCCGGCGCGCACGATGCGCTCCGGCACCCCGGCCTCGCGCACCAGTGCCCGCAGGCCCGCGACCTCCTCGCCATGGGGCCAGATGCCGCTATCCACGAATGTTCCGATGTCGAAGAGCTTCAGCAGGTGCGTAAAGCCCCGGTAGTGATCCGTATCAGGATGGCTCAAAACCGCGAGATCAACGCGCGGCGCACGCCCAAGGCTCAAGGCCGGACCGACCACCGCCCGCCCGATGTCGAAACCGGGCATGCCGCCTCCGGCGTCCACCAGCACACGCCGTCCGCCCGGACATTCCACGCACAGCGCCTGACTCTGCCCCGTATCGTAGAGCACAAGGGCCACACGCTCGTGGGAGTCCGCAACACCTTGAACCAGTGACGGCGCAACGAGCAGGACCAGCCCCGCCAGCGCGGCGGCCATGGCTCTGCGCGACAGCCGATTCACTGCAAAGACCACCGCGACGCAGGCCAGCGCATAGCCGAGGGTCTGCGGCCACAGCGGGCGCAGCACGGCCAGCTCCGGCATGGCACCCACAGCGTCGAGCCGCGAGAGCACCCCAAGGCCGCAGTCCAGCAGCCACGCCGCCGCGCCAAACACAACCTGCGCCACGTCGGCCAGCCCCGGCAGCAGAAAAAGAACCAGCCCGCACAGCCCAAGCGGTATAACCACCAGTCCCAGAAGCGGTAGCCACAAAAGATTCAGGTGCAACCCCAGCGGAATCACCCCAAAATTCCACGCCATGAGCGGCAACAGCGCGAGATTGGCGCACACGCTCATGATCAGGATGCCACACACCCCGCGCAGGATGCGTTCGATAAGGCTCCGCCTGCCGTAGCCGTCGCCATGCCGGACGGGCCGCAGCCCCGCCGCGCCGCGCGCCACGCGTTCGCACGCCTTCTCGACGACGCACCACAGGGGCGACCCGAACACGGCGATGCCCGCGACGGCGCAGGCCGACATCTGTAGGCCGAGATCGTATGCGGACAGAGGACTTACGCCCAGAATGAGCGCGAGGGCGAGAAACAGACCGTCGAGCAGCACGCGCTCGCGCCCGGCAAAGAGCAGTACGCCCCAGGCCGCGAACATGATGCCCGCGCGCACAAGGCTTGGCGACGCGCCGCCGAGCCACACGTACCCGGCCACGAAGGGCGCGGCGCACAGTACGGCGAGCTTCGGGCGCGGCACGCGCAGCAGAATGGACGGGGCAAGCCAACCCGCAAGCCACGCCAATCCCACGCCGATTCCGGCGGCAAAGCCCACATGCATGCCCGACAGCGCAAGGCTGTGCGAAAGCGAGGCCCGACGCAGAAGGTCCGTCGTCTCCTGCGATATGTGGAAACGATCGCCGGTGAGCAGTGCGGCCAGCACGGCGCGCCCCTGCCCGACGTCACTCCCGCCGTCACCGCCGAAGGCAACCGCCCGCGCCAGCCGCGCCCGAAGCCCGTCGTCGCGCGCCGTGACCTCCGGATTCCCCTTGCTCCCGCTGCTCCAGCCGCGCCAGAACACGCCCTGACGCGCCCAGTGGAAGGCGGTGTCCCACCCGCCGGGGTTGAGGTAGCCCCTTGCCGGGCGCACGCGCGTGGTTACGGAGACCACAGCCCCCGGTGCGGGGCGTTGCGCCGGATACTGCCAGTTCCACAGGAAGCGTCCGGGAACGGGCACGACCTCGCCGCCAGCACGAACCACGCTGGCATCGTCAACGAGCACGCGCAGCATCCGGCCGGGGCAGGACTCGGTTCCGGCCACGCGGCCCGTCACGCGGACGGTCTCGCGTTCGAGCATCCATGTGGGGATATCGGTGGGGATGTGCGGCATTGCGGCGCTGGCCAGAAACCAGCCGACGCCGAAGCCGATAAGGAGAGGAAAAGCGCGGAAGACCATCCGCCGGGGGAAATCGGAAAAGGCAACGAGGAGCGCCAGCGCGCACGCAGCGGCCAGCGGCTGGCGGGGGGCGAAGAGTCCGAACGTCAACGCGAGGAAGAGCACCTGCCACGGCACAAGCCCCGGCACGGTCGGCGCTGCGCCTCGCGCGTCCTGCCCGTATGCGTCCATGCCCCCTCCCGTGGGCGGTCCGGAACGGTTTACGCGCCCGAGGCCGCCCCGCGCAGGCGTTCAAGAATGATGGACGCGGCCCGCTCCGGCGCGCCCGGTTCTCCCACCAGCTCACGCAACCGCGCCAGACTGCCGCGAACGGCCCGGCCCCGCTCTGGTTCGAGCATGGCGAGGGTCCGCTCGGCCACCACGCGCGCGCAAGCGTCCTCCTGCAACAGTTCAGGGAAGACCTCTTCGCCAAGGATGAGATTGGGCAGGCTGATGAACGGCACATCGACGATCATCCGCCCCACGGCGAAGGTCATGGGCGACAGGCGATAGGCCACCACCGTGGGCGTGCCCACCAGCGCGGTTTCAAGGGTCACCGTGCCCGATGCGGCAATGATCGCCTCGGCGCGGCGCATCTCGCGGTAGCGCGCTTCCGGTTCGAGAAGTTCCACGGGGAAATCGTCAGGCAGGTGCGCCGCGAGCGTCTCGCGCGCAACGCCGGGCGCGCGCACCACCGCAAAGGTCAGCTCCGGCCGGGCCTCGCGCATGAGCCGTGCGGCGGCGATAAATTCGTCGTACAGAGAGCCGATCTCCTTGCGGCGGCTGCCAGGCAGGATGAGCACACGGCCCGGCTCCGGCGACATGGCGTCAAGCTCCGCAAGGGGAATCTGATCCGTGAGCGGATGGCCAACATAGTCGGCCTCCAAGCCGTGCCGGGCGAGGAATGGCTTTTCGAAGGGCAGAATGCACAGCACGCGCTCGACCTTCTCGCGCAGGAAGTTCACCCGCCCCGTGCGCCACGCCCACACCTGCGGACAGATGTAGTAGAAGACCGGGATTCCCAGCCGCCGCGCCATGCGCACCACGAAGAAATTGAAATCCGGCGAATCGATGCAGACCACCGCCGCCGGGCGCTCGACGCGCATGCGGCGATACATGCGGCGCATGAGGCCGAGGATGCGCGGCAGATGCGCCAGCACCTCGGTCAGCCCCATGAGGGACAGCTCGCCGATGTCGAAGGCCTTGTCGAAGCCTGCGGCCTCCATGGCCGGGCCACCCATGCCGGTGAAGCGCATGCCCCCAAGGCCCGAGGCCACGCCGCGTTCCCGCAGGGCCGCAAGCAGAAGCGCACCGTGCATGTCGCCCGATGCCTCGCCAGCGCTGATCCAGATCGTCTTTCCAATACCGCGTTTTTCCATCATCTTTTCCATACGAATTCAATCTTTGGCAGGGCGCGGAAAATTTGTTACACGCCACCGCACCAATAAGCGAAATGTTTCGCGATGACAATGACGACGCCCGCCCACCGCCGCTGCCCGGAAACGGACCCCCGGAGACGGACGATCATCCTATTCGAACGCCCGACAGGGCATCATTCAAGCGAGCAGGACAAATGAGCAAGAAGACCATGCGTGTCGGCGTTATCGGTCTCGGATGGATGGGCAAGATCCATCTCCGGGTCTACTCCGAGATGGCCGACGTCGAAGTGGTCGGTGTCATGGACACCGACGAGAAGACACTGGCCGAGGTGCGCGAGCGCTTCGGCGTGAAGACCTATTCCGACCTCGACGAGCTTCTCGCCCAGCCGCTGGACGCGGTGAGCGTGTGCGTGCCCACCGTGTACCATCTCCCCGTGGGCCTCAAGGTCATGGAGAAGGACATCCCGCTGCTCATCGAGAAGCCGCTGGCCGCCTCCGCCGCCGAGGGTCGCCAGCTCATCGAGAAGGCGCAGGAAAAAGGCCTGCCGCTCATGGTCGGCCACATCGAGCGCTTCAATCAGGCCGTGCGCCGCGTGAAGGAACTGGTGGAGGGCGAGGACGTCATCTCCATCAACATCGAGCGCGTCGGTCCCTATCCGCCCCGCATTCAGGACGTGGGCGTCATCAAGGACCTCGGCTCCCACGACATCGACCTCATCCGCTTCATCACCGGCTCCGAGTACGAGAAGGTCTTCGCCGTCACGTCCTCGACCATGGGCAAGCATGAGGACTCCGCGCTCATCACCGCCCAGATGACCAATGGCGTGCTCGCCCAGATCAACACCAACTGGGTCACGCCCTACAAGTCGCGCTGCATCAGCGTGGCCACCAAGACCAAGTACATCCGCGCCAATCTGGTCACCCAGGAGGTCAAGGAGTACAGCAAATTCGAGGGCTACGACGCCCACTACATGGTCCGCGAGTGGCCGGTCATGTTCCGCGAGCCGGTACCGCTGGAACTGCGCGCCTTCCTCGACGCGCTGCGCGAGGGCCACGAACTGCCCATCACCGGCCGCGACGGCCTGTACGTGCTCGAAACCATCGAGCGCGTTCTCGACGCGCCCGCCGCGAAGTAGGGCCAGCGCCCGCCGCCACGGCATTTCCAAGACGATAAAGGCCCCCCGCCGCACACGCGACGGGGGGCCTTTTCCTATCCGCATGACGACGGCGCGGGGCAAGGCGGCGTGGCCGCCCCACCCCGCCCGCGTCGGCTATTCCTGTTCGCGACGGATGCGTGCGCCCACGGCTTCGAGCTTCTGCTCGATGTTCTCGTAGCCACGGTCGAGGTGATAGATGCGCTGGACCTCGGTGGTGCCCTCGGCGGCCAGACCGGCCAGCACCAGCGAGGCGCTAGCACGCAGGTCCGACGCCATGACCGGAGCGCCGATCAGCCCGGCCACGCCGCGCACCATGGCCGAACGTCCGTCCAGAGTGATGCTCGCGCCCATGCGCTTGAGTTCCTGCACGTGCATGAATCGGTTCTCGAAGATGGTTTCCTTGATCATGCCAGATCCCTTGGCGAGGCACATGAGGGCCATCAGCTGGGCCTGCATGTCCGTGGGGAAGCCGGGGAACGGCAGGGTCACCACGTCCACGCCATGGATGCCGCCGCCGTTGCGCCGGGCCAGCACGCCGCCCTCGCGCTCCTCGATGTACACGCCCATCTCGCGCAGCTTGGCGATGACGGCCTCCAGCTCGAACACGGGGCAGTCCTCAAGGAATATCTCGCCGTCGGTGATGGCGGCGGCGCAGAGGTAGGTTCCGGCCTCGATGCGGTCGGGCATGATGCGGTACTCGCAGCCCGACAGACGCTTCACGCCCTCGATGGTGATGATGCTGGTGCCGTGGCCGGAGATCTTCGCACCGCAGGCGATAAGGAAGTTGGCCAGATCGACCACTTCCGGCTCGCGCGCGGCGTTGATGAGCACGGTCTCGCCCTCGGCCAGCGCAGCGGCCATGAGCAGGTTCTCGGTGCCGCCCACGGTGGGGAAGTCGAACTGGATATGCGCGCCGTGCAGGCCGTCGCACTTTCCATAGATGTATCCGGCGTCGAGGTCGAAGGTCGCGCCCATCTTCTCCAGCGCCTTGATGTGCAGGTCCACGGGGCGCGAGCCGATGGCGCAGCCGCCGGGCAGGGACACCCGCGCCTCGCACAGCCGGGCCAGAAGCGGACCGAGGCAGAGCACGGAGGCGCGCATGGTCTTGACCAGCTCGTACGGAGCCTCGGGCACGAGCGTGCCGGGGGTGACCGTCACCACGCCATTTTCGAAGGTCGTCGCACAACCGAGAAGTTCGAGAAGCCGCAGGGTGGTATTGATATCCCGCAGATTGGGAACATTGGTATAGGTCACGGGGCCGTCAACGGCCAGACTGGCCATGAGGATCGGCAGCGCCGCATTCTTGGAACCGCTGACCCGAATCCGCCCTTCCAGGGGACGACCGCCCTCGATGATGAGTTTTTCCATAAAAAAATCTTCGCCTTTTTTTGATCCAATCGCTAAAATTGCTTGACCGCGAGGCCGTCCTTGTCTATCAGTGCCTCCACACACGGTGGGTGTAGCTCAGTTGGCAGAGCACTTGGTTGTGGCCCAAGTGGCCGTGGGTTCAAGTCCCATCACCCACCCCAGCCGACATTAAGGCCCCGTCTTTCGACGGGGCTTTTTTGTTGCCCTTCGC
Coding sequences within:
- the murA gene encoding UDP-N-acetylglucosamine 1-carboxyvinyltransferase, with protein sequence MEKLIIEGGRPLEGRIRVSGSKNAALPILMASLAVDGPVTYTNVPNLRDINTTLRLLELLGCATTFENGVVTVTPGTLVPEAPYELVKTMRASVLCLGPLLARLCEARVSLPGGCAIGSRPVDLHIKALEKMGATFDLDAGYIYGKCDGLHGAHIQFDFPTVGGTENLLMAAALAEGETVLINAAREPEVVDLANFLIACGAKISGHGTSIITIEGVKRLSGCEYRIMPDRIEAGTYLCAAAITDGEIFLEDCPVFELEAVIAKLREMGVYIEEREGGVLARRNGGGIHGVDVVTLPFPGFPTDMQAQLMALMCLAKGSGMIKETIFENRFMHVQELKRMGASITLDGRSAMVRGVAGLIGAPVMASDLRASASLVLAGLAAEGTTEVQRIYHLDRGYENIEQKLEAVGARIRREQE
- a CDS encoding DNA internalization-related competence protein ComEC/Rec2, with product MDAYGQDARGAAPTVPGLVPWQVLFLALTFGLFAPRQPLAAACALALLVAFSDFPRRMVFRAFPLLIGFGVGWFLASAAMPHIPTDIPTWMLERETVRVTGRVAGTESCPGRMLRVLVDDASVVRAGGEVVPVPGRFLWNWQYPAQRPAPGAVVSVTTRVRPARGYLNPGGWDTAFHWARQGVFWRGWSSGSKGNPEVTARDDGLRARLARAVAFGGDGGSDVGQGRAVLAALLTGDRFHISQETTDLLRRASLSHSLALSGMHVGFAAGIGVGLAWLAGWLAPSILLRVPRPKLAVLCAAPFVAGYVWLGGASPSLVRAGIMFAAWGVLLFAGRERVLLDGLFLALALILGVSPLSAYDLGLQMSACAVAGIAVFGSPLWCVVEKACERVARGAAGLRPVRHGDGYGRRSLIERILRGVCGILIMSVCANLALLPLMAWNFGVIPLGLHLNLLWLPLLGLVVIPLGLCGLVLFLLPGLADVAQVVFGAAAWLLDCGLGVLSRLDAVGAMPELAVLRPLWPQTLGYALACVAVVFAVNRLSRRAMAAALAGLVLLVAPSLVQGVADSHERVALVLYDTGQSQALCVECPGGRRVLVDAGGGMPGFDIGRAVVGPALSLGRAPRVDLAVLSHPDTDHYRGFTHLLKLFDIGTFVDSGIWPHGEEVAGLRALVREAGVPERIVRAGERLDLGPDLWLDVLYPDERRKAGGNNASLVLRLVWKGRGLALLPGDVEIPAIGGLLAGGADVRCDVLVLPHHGSRSSFSPELYDRVAPKLAMASAGFMNYRRYPNAEVREALAQRKVPLMTVADCGRIRVVWDGADSPPRVERAVYAAGR
- a CDS encoding glycosyltransferase family 2 protein; amino-acid sequence: MTRHPTVSVVLPAFDAAQSLPACLDSLLAQDMDDFEIIAVDDGSTDDTADILNRHARRDERLHVVNAPHAGVAHAFNTGIAQATGRYIARMDADDVCHPSRLRLQAAHLDANHDTGLVACRVAFGGCRETCAGYAHHVDWTNTLVSAEDIALNRFVDLPFANPAVMFRAELAERLGGARDGDFPEDYDMWLRWLDAGVRMEKLPQTLVTWNDPPTRLTRNDTRYDPEAFYRVKAHYLARWLAAHNPQHPEVYVLGAGRPTRRRADMLLAHGVAIAAYVDVDPKKIGMVIDGRPVIAHEDLPGPGHCFMLSYVANRGARERIARMLAAQGYAIGRDYLPAA
- a CDS encoding Gfo/Idh/MocA family protein, whose translation is MSKKTMRVGVIGLGWMGKIHLRVYSEMADVEVVGVMDTDEKTLAEVRERFGVKTYSDLDELLAQPLDAVSVCVPTVYHLPVGLKVMEKDIPLLIEKPLAASAAEGRQLIEKAQEKGLPLMVGHIERFNQAVRRVKELVEGEDVISINIERVGPYPPRIQDVGVIKDLGSHDIDLIRFITGSEYEKVFAVTSSTMGKHEDSALITAQMTNGVLAQINTNWVTPYKSRCISVATKTKYIRANLVTQEVKEYSKFEGYDAHYMVREWPVMFREPVPLELRAFLDALREGHELPITGRDGLYVLETIERVLDAPAAK
- the lpxB gene encoding lipid-A-disaccharide synthase; amino-acid sequence: MEKRGIGKTIWISAGEASGDMHGALLLAALRERGVASGLGGMRFTGMGGPAMEAAGFDKAFDIGELSLMGLTEVLAHLPRILGLMRRMYRRMRVERPAAVVCIDSPDFNFFVVRMARRLGIPVFYYICPQVWAWRTGRVNFLREKVERVLCILPFEKPFLARHGLEADYVGHPLTDQIPLAELDAMSPEPGRVLILPGSRRKEIGSLYDEFIAAARLMREARPELTFAVVRAPGVARETLAAHLPDDFPVELLEPEARYREMRRAEAIIAASGTVTLETALVGTPTVVAYRLSPMTFAVGRMIVDVPFISLPNLILGEEVFPELLQEDACARVVAERTLAMLEPERGRAVRGSLARLRELVGEPGAPERAASIILERLRGAASGA